In a genomic window of Oreochromis niloticus isolate F11D_XX unplaced genomic scaffold, O_niloticus_UMD_NMBU tig00008668_pilon, whole genome shotgun sequence:
- the LOC112845719 gene encoding uncharacterized protein LOC112845719 isoform X1, with the protein MAGHKELLFTTREWNLLKEMVDILKPFGEATDLTQGEKIVTISAVVPCVLSLNHHLEKLKPQVRFLNGLVRSLQASLNKRFLGIFISVRMARAEDGITAPFSDPVYLKAAALDPAFSLLWVEHHVLGSCDIKAEVTQKVKDLILQDAADPAKSEQPVTPGEEHQEDSEDGGLFAAYCKRQKKDVGKSPALQLSHYLDIADGQSALLFWAMKCRLFLLCFMWPPEF; encoded by the exons ATGGCTGGGCACAAGGAGTTATTATTCACAACACGAGAGTGGAACCTGTTGAAGGAGATGGTGGACATATTGAAGCCTTTTGGAGAAGCAACAGATTTGACACAAGGTGAGAAAATAGTCACGATTAGTGCTGTTGTTCCATGTGTGCTGTCCCTCAATCACCACCTTGAGAAACTGAAGCCTCAAGTCCGTTTCCTGAATGGTCTGGTCAGGAGCCTCCAAGCATCTTTGAACAAAAGATTTCTTGGAATCTTTATCAGTGTGCGAATGGCTAGAGCAGAAGATGGGATCACTGCCCCCTTTTCAGATCCAGTGTACCTTAAAGCAGCTGCTTTGGATCCAGCATTTTCTCTGTTGTGGGTGGAACACCATGTGTTGGGCAGTTGTGACATAAAGGCAGAGGTGACACAAAAAGTTAAAG ATCTGATCCTGCAAGATGCGGCAGATCCTGCAAAGTCAGAGCAACCTGTGACTCCTGGTGAGGAACATCAAGAGGACTCTGAAGATGGAGGACTCTTTGCTGCTTACTGTAAGAGGCAGAAGAAGGATGTGGGGAAGAGTCCAGCTCTACAGCTAAGTCACTACCTGGATATTGCTGATGGACAGAGCGCCCTCTTGTTCTGGGCAATGAAATGCAGACtcttccttctctgtttcaTGTGGCCACCAGAGTTTTAG
- the LOC112845719 gene encoding uncharacterized protein LOC112845719 isoform X2, whose product MAGHKELLFTTREWNLLKEMVDILKPFGEATDLTQDLILQDAADPAKSEQPVTPGEEHQEDSEDGGLFAAYCKRQKKDVGKSPALQLSHYLDIADGQSALLFWAMKCRLFLLCFMWPPEF is encoded by the exons ATGGCTGGGCACAAGGAGTTATTATTCACAACACGAGAGTGGAACCTGTTGAAGGAGATGGTGGACATATTGAAGCCTTTTGGAGAAGCAACAGATTTGACACAAG ATCTGATCCTGCAAGATGCGGCAGATCCTGCAAAGTCAGAGCAACCTGTGACTCCTGGTGAGGAACATCAAGAGGACTCTGAAGATGGAGGACTCTTTGCTGCTTACTGTAAGAGGCAGAAGAAGGATGTGGGGAAGAGTCCAGCTCTACAGCTAAGTCACTACCTGGATATTGCTGATGGACAGAGCGCCCTCTTGTTCTGGGCAATGAAATGCAGACtcttccttctctgtttcaTGTGGCCACCAGAGTTTTAG